The genomic segment cgcgctatctcagagtcaagtTAACCATTAACACTAACCATTAGCATTTCTTCTTTGTATTAAATTAGTATTATTTCAGGGTTAAACGTGCTTTGCAACttatatttttgttctagttttgCCCTGAATACACCCTTATTATGACCTCCAAAATGTCACCATATGCTATTTTATTTCCCATCCTCTCTGATATTTTCTTTCGTTTTTCTTTTAACTTTAACGTTCAGAATTAACAATTTTGTTGTTGGCTGGCATACTACTACTATTACAGTTGGTAattttttctttcataaaataaTCTATTAGTTAATAAATTGTTGGTCCACTTTTGAATGTGACTTTATTTAATTTGTCCCTTTTGAATAAAAATGAGTTAAAGATCGCCATATATAGTATTATTGCTATCTTTAGCATATTACTTTCAAGCTTCAAAACCTAGTCCTTCATCTACCATTTATCATCCTTTTTTGAGAGGACACAtacattcaataaaatttttttttttattttattacttgtatAATACTCTTCTCTATTCTCTTTAAGTACTTAGCTTTTCAGGAATATCAGCGACCAGTCGCAAGATCTTGCTTTGTATAAAGCGGATTTATCTAGTGATTCGATGACTCCATACTATTGACGAAAGTTCTTCAGCCAGGATTTTCTTTGCCAACCAGAATcacgttttccttttctttttctctgAATAGTCACATATGCATATTTGGAATTTATCGTCACAGATAAAATACTCAAATTTTTGACTTTGAATGTATATAGatcggtttaaaacgttctcTACGTCTTCCGATATCCAGTTACCACTTctctcgattcatccataagtcttcttctatgtctctgttttcatttctctattgatgccttctctccaactaaggTAAGGTCttcctatttttttttctaccgtgagAGGTCtacattaagacttgttttgggagacattcttcagacattctctttacatgaccgtaccatctgagttgttggataccaatatcgtctactattgtatgttttactttcataatttctttttatgttgatcgttactctttctagtctagattttccagctgaacTTCTCCAGAAATCTATTTCCGTTGtctcaagttttctcttgtatctttactttatttgccatacttcaTTACTGTAGGTAACTATACTTTTATtgattgtattatatatcttgtgcttgttattattagagattaATGGTTCCCAATGGATACTATTGAGAAAGGAAATTGCTTTTCCTGCTTGGTTATATTTTTCCTCAATTGTGTCGTCTACGTTCCTTCTTTTGTTATGATCACACCTAAATATTTGCatgtgttgcaatgtttgataacttctccatcttccaatatgaggtcctgttgtttcccgccgatacacatatactcggttttttggatatttcgaataattttcgagtcatatactcaatatcttcataatcttgtgctatcactagttggtcatctgcaaatgacaaagtttatatgttattgttgttaatcggcattccatatttctacatttgcgtTTCCACAGTTTAAGAGcttgttctagataaattttaaataatgtcggggagagacagcagccctgcttaaggcctttattcatTTGGAATCCTTTTGACAGATTATTTGACATTTTGAATGTCATATTATACTTGACACTTTGAATGTCAAAGTTGAAAAATTCGTCACTCTGTCGGTCCACATTATCCTTGGCATTTTACGCTCATACTTCAAAAGTCtctattattttaaatatggtttcaGTGAGTGTTCATTCTTTCATTCTATGGAATATAACCTTGTTGACAGAATAGCTTAATAAACGTATTATTAagtgaatatttatttatttgttaataatacaTGTTTTACCTTCTTTAATGTTCAGGCTTGTTTTATTCtgcttttgattttttaaataagtcCTATTTATCACTTGCCCAAAAAACCAAATATTTGTCTGATTTTACTTTCTCCATTGTTTCTTTATTTGTCCAATGTCAGTTAAAACTTTTTAactggatttttgtttttacttatGACTATCTATTCAGATTTGTATCACTCAAAATAGCAATTAACTTGTCATATTGAACACTGTGAAATGCTTTCTGGTAATCAACAAAGCAAGCATACATATCAACACCTAGACTTGTACCTAGACACGGCATCTATGTTAAAAAACTTGTATACTACATATAACGCTTTCCTTGAGAATATGTAGAAAGTACTCCAGTCTTGTATAAACAGTCAAGCAAGCTTAACAGGAGTAAGATATATCTATattctttaaaagtttaaaaatctTCTTTCTTCACTCCATATTGTTCCAGTATCTTTTCATCTGTACCTAATAGTTTTTTCTGTCGTGTACAAGTTCATCCATCCAGGCTGTAACAGTCAGTAATATTATATATGTTATTTATGTTATATGATTACCTCTATTAcctaaaaaaacattttcaatatattttttcctttttaaaattgtttcttgtatgctaacgcgctatctcagagtaccaTAATTTATTGCATTTTTCTATAAGCAATTATACCAATTTTCAACATTTATCtcttacatcttctttttttagATGCAAGCCACATGTACTGCTCTTTTAAGGGCATGCATAAATTGCATAATTTTGACTGGTAGACTTTCAATGTTCTTAAACCCACACTGATTTTTTTAACCCTATAATTTACTGTAATAATATTGTATAATTGTTATATTATATCTTTCTTTTAGAAACTGCTATGGGTGTTACGAAAGAACACGACAGCAATACTGGATTTGATTATGCCATGGCTGTTATGCGGTACGTATCTATACTGCACATACTATGCAaacctttacaaaaaaaaattaacttaatcttCTTTACAGCATGTGTAACATCCTCCATCTTAGACATATGAAATTCTGGTTGAGACCTGATACCATTTTTAACTTCACCAAACTAAGTAACATCCAAGTAAATCTTTTAAAAGTCATTCACGATCTCACTAACGGGGTAAGTTTTTTGCATTGTATTTAAGTTTATTATACAAATATCATTAAATACATAGAACTTGAAATCTACATCGTGTTTTACATGATAACTATGCTATCGTCAGccttaataaacatttttacatTATTCTAGGTTATCAAGCGAAAGAAGGCAAACTATTTTGAAAGAGAAAAGTCTGGAGAAAAGAGTTTATACGAACAAGCCATAAAGACTTCCAGAATTGACGAAAAACAAGGAAATCTAATTGAAACTCGTGATCTTATGTCAAACTTATTGAGGGATGATTTGGATGAAAACGAGGAAAATGATGTTGGttagtaaaaaatatttgttttaaagaaataaaataattattaggaAGATGTCTACGATCTATGATTTAACTATGTTATTGATGTTTTGTAGGTGAAAAGAAAAGATTGGCTTTCCTTGATTATCTTATTGAAGCCAGTCAAACCAAAGGAAATGCACTTAGTGATAAAGAGATTAACGAAGAAGTCAATACTATTATGTTTGAGGTAATATTTTGTGGTTATAGATTTCTGACTTTTCCAGCTTTGATGCCATGATTTAATGGCAAGCTGTTCTTGTTTAAGTTTCAAATTTAAGATTTTTTGCTGTTTCGTTATCACATGTAATTTATGTTAAAATATTATATCACAAGACTACATTTTCTGGTTTTTAGATTGGAAAGACTTAAATAGTTGACATATATTCAATCTGAAGTGCCAGAGTATGGTGTTATAACGTGGTGACGTAATTTAATATGTTACTAAACCGTTGATTTCTTTAACTTCAGTCTTATTTTATGCCATTTGTCGCAATTCGAACGCCATTGATTTTTGTTTTACCACGACTCAACTTATGTTTCTTCTATTCATAGCTATATTAATTCCTATCCTAAATTAAATCATAGCTATATCTTCCCAAGACTTCTTTggggtttctttttttttctatcagggtgGGATTTGTTTCCAGGCTCTAATTGGTAATCTTTTATTGTTCATTCATCACATCTAATTGTATCAAGAAAGCCGTTTTGCTCTACGGTACCTTTTATTGTCGTTCTTACATTCTTTATTCTTTTAATGCTATTTGTTCTTACATGGTCACGTTCACGTAGTGTGGGTCTACAGTATCTTTAAATAGCAATATATTTTGTACATGAGTTTGTCTTCTGGGTCTTTAGCCATCTGTTATACAATTCTTTCTTTGGTTTTTCTAACTCTTTAGGAAAGGAAAATTGTGTAGTCattataaaaaatacatacatacatacatacatccaTACAAAATAATTAAACTTACAGAAATGAGTGATTTTTAGGGTCACGACACGACTGCCGCTGCTTCCAGTTTCGTTATGAGCTTATTGGGTATTCACAAAGACATTCAAGAAAGAACATTTAGTGAATTGAAAGAAATCTTCTCCGACAATTTGCATAGACCTATCACATTTAATGACACGCTTCAGATGAAGTATCTAGAAAGAGTAATTTTAGAATCTTTAAGAATGTATCCACCAGTACCTCTGATTGCAAGAAAAGTGAACGAAGATGTAAAATTGGGTAAGCTTGCGTTTGatttttttaactataatatgtatatattagacatttttctataatttgtgtCTATTTATATTTGTACAGTCAGTATATTAAATCACTATCCTGCAGCTTATGTAACTAAGCCCTTACAGTACAGGTAAATGTTCTGTACTTTTTTAAGCCTTTACTTCTAATAAAAATACTCCCTTACGTGTCCCTTATGTGAAATTTAGGACCCTTTATTAAATAGGTGACTATCTAAGGCTTGTTCTCTAATGCTTTTACCTATAAACTTGACTTTTTTGTTTCCTTTATATTGTTTATTCAACGAATATTAATACTACTGCGTGactttttttcaataactttaaAAATATGCGATTCTTACCTTACTGATGTtccattatttcatattttttggtTTAGTATTATATTCTTGTATTTCTTTTTGTCaatttttagaaatgttttatCTCTGGTGCAGctagtgtttttatttttttttatgaaagacGTTATTCTAGTGCTACATGTAAATATCATTATTAACAATATAATTAGATCGTATCTGTTTTTTCcataataaatttgttttcatGTTTCTAGATTATTACTTTCTATTCTACCATAAATATCTTTGTCTTTGATTCGTTTAAACATTTTACCATAACCTAAAAAGTTACCTCATTATAGCACTAATGTATAGCGTCTTTACAAACCTATTTTGTTAGATTTGAGAATAGTTATctgtaatattaattattttttcagcTTCTGGTGACTACACCATTCCTGCTGGAACCACAGTAATTGTATCCCAATTCATTCTCCACCGTAACGAGAAATACTACAAGAACCCTCTGGTGTTCGACCCTGATAACTTCTTGCCAGAAAAATGCCAAGAGCGACCATACTATGCTTTTATTCCATTTAGTGCTGGTCCCAGAAGTTGCGTAGGAAGGAAATACGCCATGCTCAAGCTGAAGGTACTCCTTGCTGATGTCATAAGGAAATTCGAAATCGACTCAATAGATCAAGAAAAGGACTTTAGACTTCAGGGAGATATCATTCTTAAAAGGGAAGAAGGATTTAGGATTAAGGTGACTGAAAGGGTTTGAAATATAAATTGTAGAAAATGGGtcgaattatttttataaatatgtttatatattcatatatagATACTGTTACGAAGAATgtaattttattgtgttactAAAATTAGCGATTTTATTCTTACTCTTATGGatctattaataaattttatttatttttatggcaTTGGTTATTCTTTCAACACAATTCCAAATCGAAGCAGTAGTtttaaataccaaaaaaattaaatgttcgTAGTTTGTAGCTAAACGGTAATTTCAACAAGATGTGTTAAACCAAAAATAAACTTAACACAATTTTTGACACAAAACTGTCAATAATTAAACATGCTTTTCAAGGTTTCTCACCGATTTTAAAGATATAAACAGTGCTTAGCAGACAAATTAATTCACATGTTGGTGTTCATTAAATGTAGATCGTTCAAATAATAGCGGATTTGTACGAGATTTTATTATCTTTGAAATATGATAAACTCCATCCAATGTAACAAAAAATGAGAAACTGGGCTGTGGTGGTAAGCACCAATGTAACAACGATATAGAAAAATAGATTACAAGGAGTAGGAGTGTGtacacaaaacaaaataatgtgTGACACTTAATGTAGTTTGGCTAGTAGGCTATGTCGGAAGATGGCCAATAGACACTCAAGGAAGGATTTGACTAATGTGTACGCCCTTCAAAAtcattaaaaagagaataaataggTAAAAGAGATAGAAAACCGATAAATTTATAGCAATGAGTGTAATGAAATAAGAAAATAGCTCTAAAGAATGTTTGGGCACCAGGAAAGTATCAACATATACTTTTCAAGATACTACTAACACATATATTATATAGGTACAATGCTAACCTGTTGCCAATTATTTATTCGCAAAGACAACTTAAATTTAATTCTTACAGTTTAATATCCCCATTCCCACAATAATATATGTACCTTTCACCTATATGTACAGTTTAACCTAGtttaataatatttgtatataaaaaCTTTCTCTATTCCCTTTAAAATAGTAactgcattaagatgccacaataaaatagctATCTGCCTTATTTACTGTTCCCTTGCAATTGACATCCGTCCTCTTTTTTATCTTTAATGTGAGAGGCACTCTTATACAACATGAGGAGAGAGATTTTGGAAGATGTTatgaatgttttgaaaaaaaggtCATGCGTGAAAATTTTATTGATGGCGATGTCTGTTTTGATGGaaaatgcatttaaaagccaacataatactatatagttcacctgtttAAACGCTGCTTGTTAGGTCCCTGAGATGATTTTACAAGTTTATGTTTAGTGGTGACTGCAAAGACCAGTGGTAGTTTTATAATCATTGGTAAATAGGTTTAAATCATATGATGTTTTGTTTGACAGAGTGGACacctacacataccttggtaccaacattaacagccaatggaatcactccagtgaaataaaacaacgcataggaaaagcgagatcggcgttcataatgataaagtctcttttcagaagtcacgatttaccacttggtACCAAAATCTCCATTCTCCAAATCTCTCTTCTtaccaaagaaagccttaatgtatgttccgccagaaagaaggaaaaggggaagaccaccaaattcctggagaaaaaaaattacaaaaacaatgcaatctagaggcttagaagagggagattggagagataggaaaagatggaggctgaaatgcgggaagcggcaatcgccgtaggacccccgttatatgatgatgatgaccaaaatctctctcattagatgctatatattttctacattattatacggagtagaggcctagacactttccgaagcttctttaagaaaactcgaggcattcgagatgtggtgttacaaacgtattttaagaatttaatGGGTGAATTGtggactaatgttgaggtcctacgtagaataggcaaggaatgcgagattaataacaccatcaaagagcgcaaactagaatatattggccatgttatgaggaataaACAGAGATACGGtattgttgcaactcattcttcagggcaaggtatttggaaagagaggaccagggagaagaggaatatcttggcttcaaaacttgagaaagtggtttaatacatcgacaaccggactattcagaatagcagcaagcaaagttaggatagccgtattgatcgccaacatccggaacggataggcatcgtaagaagaagaagaatgtttagTGGTGACTACAAAGACCAGTGGTAGTTTTATAATCattggtcatcatcatcatccagcctcaagagtccactgctgaacataggcctcttcctcatgtttccaaccccgtctatcttgcgccgctctcatccagtttttattgagttttcttaaatcgtcagtccatcttgtaggtggtcgaccgacgcttctcttgtcttcccttggcctccattccaataacctctttgtccatcgcccatctgtcattctggctatgtgtcctgcccatctccattttagtctggctatcttctcgatgatgtcagtcactccggttcttctcctgatgtcttcgttggttattctgtctcgcagagttattcctaacatggaccgcttcattcttctctgcgtgactctcagtttggtagctgctgcttttgttaaggtaagtgtttctgctccgtacgtcaaaactgggaggacgcactgatcaaatatcATTGGTAAATAGGTTTAAATCATATGATGTTttgtataatttcaaaaaatactAACTTTATAGAAAAGatttatgtttgttaaaaatggtgagtAAGGTGTCTATTTAAGGAAGGTATTTATCCCAGAGGGAAAATGAAGGTAGACTTAACGGGATTGAAGGGATTTGCAAATGTTGATGCGGCATATGAAAGTAgaagaaaagtcttaaattgaGAGGAGGAGATATTTGCTCTCGATAAGACTGAAGTGAAAGATATCTAGATAGACCTATTCATTTAACAATTGGAAGATTCACAGTaacatgttttattttatttcaaactttctacggcAACGATATTTCCAAATTCAATTCAATAACCATTTGTCTAAAtctaaattacaaaataatgtaattccacagggctcgaatctaagcgtagcgctatttttaattgctattaacaatgttATGTCGTACTGCAATTGCACAATTACAACTTTTGTGTACGCTGATAATCTGGTAATTctaacaagaaataaaaacatattatctgCTCATAATCGTATTGCTGCAGCTCTTAAGTCGATAGAAGTCGAAGATCGTGGTCTAACAAACTTGGGCCCCAGGTTTCAACTTtaaaaacaaaagctatacatttttcacgaaaatcaaatCCACAAAAGCTCCTAAATCTATTTTTCTACAATTTTCATATAGAATatacagaataaataaaatttctagggatgcaactggactcaaaattaagCTGAATAAGTCATATACTCTCACTGAGACTATCGTGCTTGTTTCTACGTtgctattattaataaatattaataaattttaatacagaTTTTATCCCATgcttaaacaaaaaattgtaaagttaAGCTGGATATCTATGATTTTACCTACTGCCTATATACTGCTTACTTCGAGGTTTAACTCTTGGGTTCGttctttaatataaaattaatatccGAATGAATCTCACGACAAAAAGAGtatgtccttgtattttcctttgTCTTAGGTTCAACAGAGAAAAGCTAGATATATAATTGATAATAACGTATAAATAAAAAGCTTAATAAAAGATGGAAATAAAGTATAGgagaattttaataatatattacaTTATAAGTATGTAACCAGTAAATGaatagttaaactaaaaaaaaagtaatCTATTGCAAAATCCATTTGTGACCGCCACTGAATTCGTTGAAAATGACGTTACACAAAGAAAAGCGGAGAGTAAAATAATTCAGGTGCAGGTTTAAAAAGTCAAGTAGCTTTATTGGATAATGTTTCCATTAGATTAGCGCCAGACGCAGCCAGACTGCGGACGAGAGTTTTGGACTTGTGTTTTATTCAACGATAATACTAGCAACTAGCCGCTATCTACCTCGATTCACTTTTGTGGAGCGTTGAAAGTGTTAACCGAACTTTGACTTCGGATTTGATGCGAATGGAAAACAAAAAACCGGATATACTTTCTagattatgtttattttattttgtatgtaGTTCTTTAATATCTAAGCATAAACTTAAGCTGATACGAAAGCTCTGCTTTTACCATATAAAGTTTTAACGGCTTTCTAGGAAAAGGAGAATATCGAGGAGTTCGAGCGAAAACCCGATAACTGACAAAATCATTGTTCGGAGGTAATCGCGATTAAAGATTTTCGTAACATTGAAGAAGCTTTAAAATCGTCACAGGaatttgtttcaaatatttgttaaagCCAAACAGTAAAGAATTTATTGTtaagttataataatttatttttagtttaacttattaaaaggtatttacaaaaaaaaataagacatGATCGGGTTTTTCCTCGCTAAATGAGTACAACAtttgattttatttgtttttatttttaattttgttaactataaaataaaaatgaactgtattttattcaaataaaaaaaataataatctacattctttttaggaaattaaaaggtaatatcttcttcttccgatTCTTCTCCCATCATTATGTCTGGAATTCGATCTACGACATTACTCCCTGATTTTAAACTTGATATCCAAGCATGCAGCTCTTCCGGAAAAACGTTTTCTTCGTACATCttcattaaatcctttttttTTGCTTCGCTTATTGGAAGAGTACTTTTGTATAACTTTGGTAAATTACCCGGAGTTGGTAAGTCTAGGGTTGCTTTTtgggataaaatttgtttttgcctTTTAGACTGTAGAGTAGGAGTTTTTTTTGAATTCAAACCAATATCTTCTGATATGTTTAAA from the Diabrotica undecimpunctata isolate CICGRU unplaced genomic scaffold, icDiaUnde3 ctg00002579.1, whole genome shotgun sequence genome contains:
- the LOC140432026 gene encoding cytochrome P450 4g15-like; amino-acid sequence: MGVTKEHDSNTGFDYAMAVMRMCNILHLRHMKFWLRPDTIFNFTKLSNIQVNLLKVIHDLTNGVIKRKKANYFEREKSGEKSLYEQAIKTSRIDEKQGNLIETRDLMSNLLRDDLDENEENDVGEKKRLAFLDYLIEASQTKGNALSDKEINEEVNTIMFEGHDTTAAASSFVMSLLGIHKDIQERTFSELKEIFSDNLHRPITFNDTLQMKYLERVILESLRMYPPVPLIARKVNEDVKLASGDYTIPAGTTVIVSQFILHRNEKYYKNPLVFDPDNFLPEKCQERPYYAFIPFSAGPRSCVGRKYAMLKLKVLLADVIRKFEIDSIDQEKDFRLQGDIILKREEGFRIKVTERV